gtcattaaataatattatataacataATTTAAAGTAACACTTAatcaaaaataaaattcccggAAACTAGGCGACCAatcgaaaaatttattctatatttttcacctattttttttttataacgaatcACCTCCTTGTTCGGACACTCTGCATAGTTAAAAGTTCAGAACCGTTTTATGTAGTCAGAGCAATGTGTTCTAGGAGGCAAAGAATCTCAAGTACAAATGAACCTTAGGCAAGCTGCGCGCAGAAATGAAGTGTTATGGCGTAAGACATGGCAGTGTTTGATTACGCAGAAATTCCATTCCTTTGTGTACATTAATTTTACCAGTGGATCACGACTGTCGCATTAATACGGCAGAATATGATATACGTCGCTTCGTATGCCACGCCAGCCGCTATTCCGCTTCAGCGCGCGTCTTGCCTCAGTCGAGATCGAGTTTCTCGCGATAAGTGTGTCACACCAAAAACAAAGGAAAGATTTTtgcaggggttgaaaacggTTATGATTTCGGTTTCGATTCTCGTAAGaatcgaaataatcttgaaaccgTAACGAGCtgagagcatataaacatggaggaagcatgcaatgggcgaaaatgtagacggcggtagaacgagaaaaatatacatgggggacaccctctctctttctaacatCAAGAAAAAAAACACTGTCGCCCCTGGCGCTAAACGGAGAGAGGGTGTCccgcaaatgtaaaaatatacatatatttttctctttttaccaacgtctacattttcgctgaTTGCATGCTTCCGCCATGTTTACATACTCTAAGGTAACGAGTGAAAAAGGTTAtggccaatatcggtttcggttccggttctacagaaccgttAAGATGctatttcatgctgacgctcaacGCTCGTTTTGatcgtcaaaaccagtcacgtgatcggtccacggaACTTTCAGCGTCGAAGCTcattttgagcgtcaaaaccaatcacgtgactgACGCTCAACCGAGGAACGAGCGTGTCAGCGTGAACGAGCGTCAGACGGAAAAGCTAAACTCTGTTTACGGTGACgctgaaagtcacgtggaccgatgactagttttgacgctcaaaacgagcgtcaagcgtcagcatgaaatcgatgtagtcagaaatttcggttccttataagagttattcaaaatatcggttcttcagaactgtttcagtcagaacagATATAGAACAGttcgaaacagttattttcggaaccgtttcaacccctgattTTTATAGCTCGTAGCAGTAACGAATATTTACAGGAACGATTTCACGATAGCTCTTATCATACTACTCATTCAAAAGCAACACGCCGTTGTGTACGTTAAATTATTCGTAACTTTATTAAGCTTGTAAAAAAGTCTGATTCTCGATCCGTCCGAAGATATATTTAAAGAGAGCAGCACTTAACGCGTGTTGAAcatatttttaagttttataaCCTTTATACGAATAAACAATAAAAagacaaaatatactttaacCATCTCTTGTTCACTCGATAAACCACCATTTTACATTTCAAAACGTAGCAGGGTACGAAGGAAAATGAAAGGACAGACCGAAAGTGGCCTAAATCTGTCGAGGTTAAGACTTTCAGCATTGAACACCATACACAGTGCGGGACGCTTCAGTTGCCACCCTCTCCACGTGCTCTTCAAACGCCCATAGGCGGTCTCCGCACGCGCTGTGCAAAAAACGACAAAATCTGTAGAAATGAGTAGAAGAACGGATTAATCGATGCCAGGCTGCAGTTATTTTCGAAGCAATCTTTAATATAGCAACATAGTCAGTCTTACAATAATAAGCCAAAAATACAATCTATATATCGAGCTTCCGGGGAGCGGGCGAAGAACGTTTCTGTTCTCCCTCGTGAGCGCCCTTGACCGAAGCCTAACCAGAGGGGCTAAAAAATAGCTTCCGTGGGTGAAGGGAACACTTGCATCCTTTCGCCCGGATCCGCGGGaacgaattttacaattttacacatAATTATATGATGTATCACGGTTGCGAAACTGTAGGTCCTGTTCTCCCATGATGCAGGTCGATCTCAATGAACGGAAATGTAACGGAATGTGATATTGGTCCTGGTGAACCCTTCGCTAAATCAAAGCTGAGAAAGTGAGTAAGCTCGGTACGGAGCGCAGAAATGTGCCACTGGCGCGGGAGCTTCTCTCAGTAGCCCATATCAAACAGAGCTTAAACGATGTAACTTGGAAAATGGTACTCGGTGTAAGTCCCTAAAGGGAACGCTTATCATTATTCTTCATCGAGCAAAGAAACCAGAAAAGACGATGGTTCGCTCATAGTACACATTTCTGAGCTGAATATAATAAAAGTGCCATTTACCCTTTCGGTGCCAAGGTTTCAGTGGCTCGCATGCTTAAAGGTTCGTGAGATATCTGCGATTCTACCTTGATCTCGCTGTAGCTCACGCCTCTAAGCGACTCAAGAAACAAGGACTCGACGTATTTAGAGCTCGACTGTGGTTCCTTGACTCCCAGAGAGGCGAGAACGAATTGTGAATGACACAGTGTTCGGTACATCAAACGATGCAGGTATAAACAAAGATAGCAGAATCTCGAAGGGAAGTCTGTAATTAAGCCCCACCAATGGCACTCCAAAGGGATCATTGGATCAGTTTGCGACGAATTACTGGCCCCGGTGATCGCGTGGAATTCTTCAGTCCCCATTGTCGACGCACGAAATTAATTTGAAGTGGTCTACTCCACAGCAGCCGAACAACTTCCCCTCGATCCCTGTTCCCACTACTATAGTTAACGCAAACTCTAATTCCTGGCGCACAGTACGCACAAGGGTATTCAAGTTATCGCCCAGCAGTCGCCTCGCAAACGAATGGCATTAATTAATGCGACTGTTTGCACAAAATCGCGATTTCAACCGAAGCGTTGAGGTACAATGAAACTTCACAGATTTAACGCACCACTTCGCACTCATCGAACGCAGGGCATTAATTACAGACATTCTAGGACACGCTGGTACAATTCCGAGACCCAAAGCAATTACCAGGACAGGGGAAAACGATCGATacaaatatatagatatattataatataatagagTTATTTGATGAAACATTTAAAGCCTtacataaaatatacagtatGATGTGTATCGTCGCGTGTGTGCACGTGTGAATAAAGTGTACCCAATGGTTCCTCGTTCAGAGATAATACGTTCGTGTCGAGCTTACACTATTATCATCATATAGCTGTACCTTTCTTCCATATACGCGCGTTTAAAAAATGTCTCAAAATATGCAGCCGCGGTCGATCTTTCTCTCCGCGagtttcgtttgcccaccctctaCCATCCTTCCCGGTTCCCTTCCCGTTTCACGTTCACAAGAGATCGATACGTCGTTGCGTGAGATACGGTACAGTACTTGTGGACTGAGAGACTCGATACGGCAGTAGTAGTAGGTAGTAGTAGTTAATAGTAATAATTCTTATATAGTTCTTACACTTTTTCCTCGCGTCGATACGTAGACGTCATCGATCCACTTCAATTATTTactcatttatttatatttatatttatatatatatatatatataatatgtatagcTCCCCCCTCGGCCGCAACTTCTCTCGTTTAatagtgattttttttttgttgtctcATATAATTATAGATAATATCGGTATACAGAGCCTAGTATCAAATCCTAACAGAATCGAGCTACATAAAAATTGTTCCAACCGTTTCGGAGAAGATATGCATTTCACTCTGCATCAACGCGCTCTCGTCCGAGCCATTTTTCTATTCCGTTTACCATTCgtcattcttcttcttcttttttttatctttccgTCTGCTTTCGCAGcatcttttgttttttttctattctctcTCAACATCCATTAGAGCACTCGCCCCTTCTTATTCAACAAATCAATTGCGCTAGCATGCTCGAGTCTTTCGCGCGATCGTTCAGATCCTCCACTCGACAGGGTAGAATTAGAATGATCGCTCACAGAATGCTCCCTCTGAGGTCACGCTCGCGGAAGTCGAAAAAGAGATACAGACACTCGACTTCGCAGAATTCACGGATATTCCCAATACTGTTTGCGTCGCTCGTCGCGCCTATTTACCATTAAAAATTATCGTCAAGAAGTAAAAAAGAGATCCTCGATTGAATTTCGAAATTTAAGAAACGGGCCTGATCTTAGCTGTCGGTCTGGACAAACTTCTTCGTTAAAAGAAATGATGGAATATTTAATGTGCGACGCTACTCGTTCTTCGCGAGACTGATTCTTTTAAAGAAGAAAAGCATGTGGTCGGTGGAATTTCGTTGCGAAATTTCTCAGTCCCGTTGTTGCTTAAAAAAGTGTATGCCGATTGCGATCGACGTTCGGGCAGTTGCGACTCGGTGCTTTCGTCgagtttacaaaatttaaaaaaataaaacgtacAAAAAGCGTACATCTAAAATAACACTACCCCTCTCCTCTGACTATCAGCGAACCTTTTACAGTTAAAACTTTCAAGCTATAATCGTAGCGCCTCGCGGTAATACCAGTCGACAATAAAAATCGGAGTTAACAACATTCTTTTCTCGATAAGAAGGAGACACACACGTAAAAAAGTAAATACACAGTCGCATTTTTTTCTCAGCTCCCAGGTGGGCCCTCCATCTCCCTCTCTACTTGATACGCCCAACCTGAAAGCCTCAATTAGATTATCATACTCtattttaaattacaataaatggtACTATTATAGTAGTGTAAAATGTCACtgcaatattatatataaatgtatCGCAGCAGCGAGATAGTAGGTCGATGCGAGTAGATAAAGTAGCGATTTGCTGGCCGGCGCAGAATCGTTGGGTGGTCCTGTTTCagctacaatatttttttttataccatttcttattttttttaatatttctctttATAAGTACAATTACAGTCCAGTAGAAATTGTGTTgcgattagaaacaaaaaaaccaacgTTTACCGTGAGACTTTCCCAACGAGTCCGGCGCCCAACAAGCGTTCCACTCTTTGTGAAATCAATTCGCGTTTTGGTcagtgtgaaaaaataaaaataatagttctTTTATATTCTGCAAACTACTGTGGACCGCGTCGAAATTGATATTTTGTTATTTGGTTGTCGTTTGTTTCCCTCTTGTTCACACGGGATGATTGTTTGCTTCTctcttttctttcgtttttttttttggatttttcatttttttcttttcgtttgcTTTCGCGCACCGCCTCGCGCTCGCGGCTCCCTCGGCGCGAGCAGGCGGGGAGGAGAGCAGAGGCGAGGCAGAGATGGCATTCCGAGGGGAAAACGAGCCTGTTTTGCCGATCGAGCGCTGAAACGGACGATCGCGCttcgcacccccccccccaacgaAACCGTACGATAGAAACCTCGTTTAATTCGATTCACGTGATCTCTCTGTGAAGCAATTTCTGGCTCGTCGTCGTCGCTTGATCATCGGATCGAGTACAGTTTCCCTCGTGTGCGGCAACAACCTGGATCTCTTTAATAATGAATGTAGcagtatttgtttttgttttttaaatctgGAAATTCTTGATCTTCGtcggatatcagttttgcatttttatatatatatatatatgtatttaatatgtatatatatatacgcataATGGAATTAGCTAGCGCCGCTAATTCAGCtcgattctttttctttcgAATCTGAAAGCAAACAAAGGAGAGGCTCGTCAATTAGGGGGAGGGGCAGTGAGACACGTGTTATTCGAGGGATCGTGTATACGTTTCTCCACAAGAGACATTTCGCCAAGTGTTCACAGATCGAGATCGACGAATCTTCACGCAACTGTTTGCTAGCTCAACCcaagaatttcaatttcaagGAAGAAAATAACTCATAAATTACAAAAGGTATGAAGGAAAAGATTGAAAGAGAATCTCTGCTATTTCTGAAGACCTGTAAATCGCTAGGAGATTATCTTAAAAATTCCTCTGAATTCCTTAACAATTCTGCGAAGTTCCATCAAAATTGGTCTGTTAACACTTACTCAGCGTCCCTAGTCAGTgtgttttataattgtttcgtaATTCCAGGAGCGATACAAATACaagagggaaggagagagagagagagaaagagagaatcaGGGGTTCTTATTATTTACCGCTGTCAGATTTGTCTTCAGACGTGCCGTTTGTCAATTCAGGCTCTTTTTTCTTTTCGCCCTCCTCGGACTCTACGCTCGACGCTTTCTTCTCCTCCTGGTTGGCGGCCTTCTTGTCCTTCGCCTTGCCCTTAGCCGGCGTCgccggcttcggcttcggctccATGCTGGGGTCCAGCACGATCTTGCCGATGTTCTTGCGGTCGTGCATCTTCTGCATGGCCTCGGGCACGTCCTCCAGGGCCCACGTCGAGTCCACCATCGGCTTTATCTTGCCCTCGTTCCACATAGCGAACACCCGCTCCACTGCTCGCCGGACGAACGCGTGGCTGCCGTGCTGGTACATCAGATGGCGGAGATTAAGGCCGGAGAGGGTCTTGTTCTCGTCGAAGAGCTTGATGGGCGACACCTTGTCCACCTGCCACCACTGGAAAACGTCAAGCATTAGTAAAACTTGAAGGTTTGCTTAATGGAACGCTGGGTCGCAGGTATTTATGGTATTGCAGCATTAGTTCTTGAGAATTAGTTCAAGCGGAAGAGCTTCCTGGGataacaaataactcggcctactatttattatcttcatatagtatttatacaatatatgcactaatacgtGCTCTACGcataagtaaagaaataattttcaaccgcatagtaactgtaaaaaaaatcgtctagtttcgagcgtctcagggtggcgtaaccctttAATAAGGGTACAAGAGGTACACCTCATGCCTTTTCAATCTGTCTCGAGGTTCCATTACAATTTAAATCTCGTCGGAAAGGGGGAAAAACACAAGCGACCTTGAAATAACCTTGACACCTTAATCTACATAACAACTCCCTTCCTATGAAACTTCCAAAGCCCTTCAAGCTCCTTCCACCCCGATAACTTCAATTTCGACCCTCCTATCCATTTACAAATTAACACAAATCCCTCTACACGAAAGCCTGCTACTAATAAACGCATCCTATCGCTATCGCCAGCACACCAGTGCCTTCCACTAAATGGCACAGGCAGCTAAAATCGAAGTCCCGGTTACGTACTGATCGCGCTGCCGAGAAGAAGCTCTTGGTCTCTCCGGTGACCACATTACTGGACCCGTAAAGGATGTATTTCCCCATAGGCTTCAGCAACGCATACCCCTTGTTGCATTCTTCGCCGCACAGGCAATCCAGGACAATGTCCACGCCCTCCGGGGAGATCCTGCAGCAGAGACAGCAAGTGAGTAGAAAGAAGTGCCAAGATGGAATCGATTAAGACCGCTGGGGCTAACGTTATCGGCTACGTACTTTCTGACTTCGTTGCTGTAATCTGTACCGCGCTCCAGGAGATGATCAATAGTGCCAGCTGCCTTCAGGGCCTCGTGCTTCGACTTGCTGCATACGCCGAAGATGGTCACGTCCTTCACGGTCTTGGCAAGCTGCACCACTGCTTGGCCCTAGGATTTAAAAGTCAGTGTTAATATCGTGGATGgtgcttttattttattttcatctgGTGTACAGTAGCAGCGAAAGAATTGTGTCTTAGAATTTATATCCCACTGATCAGGGGCTTCCCAAATTAAAGTAtaagtttcaatttatttttaagggGGCATCCCGGTCTGCGAGCCCACAATTtaagcgattttcgggaatttattgcgaaggaaagaaatatagtaatggtatgaaagttttttttttctatttattaaactacgttTAGACAGcaagtgaaaaatataaaagtagtgaaattaatatttttgaaatgctTTTAAAAGCGATCTTGATATGTTTGAAAAGTgattatcttcaaaattaataaGATGGTGGACgaaaatgtaaacaaaaattatttatcggCGCGCAAACAGGAATGGCCCCTTAAACCACCACTGTATTAGAACCAAAAGCGGGGTCACGATGAACCCTCAGAAGTCAAACAGATCcagtttttacaaatttcccaGCTTCGGTACTTAAAAACATAActgcagtaaactctcgctatgggctcgtcTCAACTATGCGTTAAACGCTCCTCGCTGTCCCCATCATTTATTGGAATCCTTCGGTTCAGAGTCAGAGAACCCGAGAGAAAGCAAAGAGTCAACGCGAAAGAGTTACCGGCTGcggaagagagaaagcatgatactttgtctcgcttcgccTTTCGCGTACCTACTCTATCGCGCGCGCCATCTCTCGGCGGCTCGGAACCGTCGACGCATGCGTTAAGCGCTCGCCCATAGTTTACCGAGTGTCCAACGCACGAACTAACTCCCCTCGATCATTTATTTTAGCTACAGTTGATCAGTTTAGCTCCTGAGAGACTCAATGATCCCTCCAAATATTACAAGCCGAGTTCAACGTCTACAGAATATATTTCCACGGTCCCTCTGCGATGCGAGAGTTATATACGCGACAACTTAATCTAGCGTCAAGAATACAGCCGTCTATTTGGCTCGCTACTAATTGAGCGTAACAGGTGTGTGCCGCGAACACTGCCCGTCGAACCCCGGTAATGACAACTTGCCAGCGTTTCGCCGGCGGTCAGGCGTAGCGTCGAAGTATACCCCAGATATAAATCACTTTCTTATCGCGTCCTGGAAGCTCGTAATCCCATTATCCAGAAGCGTTTCTGTGGACTGGCGCGCGGCGTAAGAAGCGCGGGCTGCGTTACATCAAGAGGGGTAAAAATTGAGCGAAGCTGCGGGAGATTTTCAACAGAAGCGGCATTCATTATTTCCGAGAATCGAGGAGCCGGAACGGTTCTTCCTCTCTACTGGCCTGGGCTCTGTCCGTTGTCGGGAGAATTCGATACCCAATAACATGACCGATCCCGGGGGCCCGGGCGGCGCCGGGGAGAGGGGAGGACGCACTCCGGGCAAGAGGCACAAGAATTTCAGAGGGGGAGGAAGGGAGAAAAAGCGGAGAGGCGGCCAGGAAGGGAAAGAGAACGAGTCCGGACCGGAATGTTAAGAAGCCGCTCTAAATTGTACGTCATAAAGGGGCCACTGACAATGAGGGAGATTAACGTGGCTGCGGAATACGATCGGCGCATAATTCGTCGATTCAAGCTAATGATAATAAATACGATATTACGTAGTGGCGTATATACAGGACCCAAGGATGAGTTTTATAATACTCCGGAGCGTTGCGTTGCGAGATCGACTGTCCGCAGGATACGTTTGATCGGGTGAATGCGGTAGAtagggttgccaaccgtactatattatatagtattgtactatatttttgtctagtgtactacagggactcgcattaatattcggacactttttaaaatcgcataacttttttagaattggtccaaacgacttgaatttttttgagaagctagaaggattagtttgctaactgacgcgtttcgtcgttttgaaaaaaaatgtatttggttggaatagcgagaaaaatagtaaaggtcaatttttaaacttttttctgtgagcttgtaatgaaaattaaaaaaaaaaacgtttgtagattgcagtaagttgtatacgtgcctaaaatttcatcaaattcggttaacgttgctccgagctacaaaatcgctgatttcgggaatttccgtgattctcaaccttattctgcgatctttaaacgtctgtagctcggagcaacgttaaccgattttgatgaaattttaggcacgtatataacttacttaaatctacaaacgggttttttgaattttcgttacaagctcacaaaaaaagtttaaaaatcgacctttactattctttttgctattccaactaaatacatttttttttcaaaacgacgaaacgcgtcacttagcaaactaatccttctagcttctcaaaaaaactcaagtcgtttggaccaattctaaaaaagttatgcgattttaaaaagtgtccgaatattaatgcgagtcactgtatatactgttagaaaaatatatagtatgcaaaaatactatatttccgacacatcgaaaaaattctacaatctttgcttatttcttattttatgatttttatgGCAACACCAAAACTTTAATCTGCGAAATTAAACTTTAACAGAGAGgattttttctataacgaatatgaagtggcgggaagagagaaacagagccagtctatcactcataaaaaatgttaatttggacgttcagtgcaatcaaacttttaacatatttcttaaagacagtcaattaattaataatataaaatgcaCACAAAAATTTACACTCAGTTTAATGAAGATTTATTTTGcaccactttcctctgaaaagtactatattttttcacgatgtactatatttttttatattttctcgaaaaaaaccTGGCAACCCTAACGGTAGACTATGTAGTATTTCTGTGTAATATTCATCTATGTACTAGTGGAATAGGGTGAATGGGACTATTTGGGAATGAGAAACTAATAAGGAAATGTTGCctacccgaaaattc
The nucleotide sequence above comes from Andrena cerasifolii isolate SP2316 chromosome 2, iyAndCera1_principal, whole genome shotgun sequence. Encoded proteins:
- the LOC143378890 gene encoding synaptic vesicle membrane protein VAT-1 homolog-like, with the translated sequence MAEDKNETSPSAEGEKPPQEAAPSAKQETEEPKESKEEEKKVEENGDGEKPKENGEEKPTPEPKDMRAIVLNGFGGLKSVKALKKPEPALAEGEVLIRIKACGLNFQDLMARQGAIDSPPKTPFIMGSECAGDIEQVGEGVENFKVGDRVVALPDHKAWAELVAVPATSVFALPPGMSYLDAAAITMNYTVAYILLFELANLAPGKSLLLHSAGGGVGQAVVQLAKTVKDVTIFGVCSKSKHEALKAAGTIDHLLERGTDYSNEVRKISPEGVDIVLDCLCGEECNKGYALLKPMGKYILYGSSNVVTGETKSFFSAARSWWQVDKVSPIKLFDENKTLSGLNLRHLMYQHGSHAFVRRAVERVFAMWNEGKIKPMVDSTWALEDVPEAMQKMHDRKNIGKIVLDPSMEPKPKPATPAKGKAKDKKAANQEEKKASSVESEEGEKKKEPELTNGTSEDKSDSDSKEKESS